Below is a window of Candidatus Tiamatella incendiivivens DNA.
GTCAGAGGAAACTTTGATCTAGCCCTCAGCGTAGTTAGGGAAATAGGTAGAAAAGGCATTGCATATGTTATGAATTCAGTCAATCCCTGGAGGCTAGAAGGGCAAAAGACTGTTGGGTTCGAAATCGTTGAAGAGATAGGTATTCCTGACTGGATTGTTTTACCGGTAGGCAACGCGGGTAACATATCTGCACTATGGAAAGGATTAAAAGAGCTCGCGGAGGCCGGCTTAATCGATAAACTGCCGAGAATAGCTGGAATACAGGCTTTAGGCGCCTCTCCACTAGCACAGGCGTTCAAAAACAATCGTAAGACCCCGGAATTCATAGATAATCCAGAGACTATTGCATCCGCTATTAGAATAGGAAAACCTGTTAGCTGGAAGAGAGCTATGAAGGCCGTTGAAGAATCTGGAGGTGTATTCGAATCTGTTACTGACCGCGAGATCCTTGAGGCTCAGAAAAACCTGGCTAGAAAAGAGGGACTTGGGGTTGAGCCAGCTAGTGCTGCGGCATATGCTGGAGCAATGAAGCTTGTAGAGACCAGTATAATCGATAAAGATGACAAGATTGCAATAATTGCTACGGGGCATGCGCTAAAGGATCCTGACATAGCTGGTTCCCACGAGGTTGTGAAATATTCTGCTGACCCAGAAAGTATAGAAAGAATAATCCTGAATATAACTTCAAAGTAGACCCTTGTAATATAAGAGCTCCGCTATCAGGACAGCTGTTCCACCAGCCCCTCTGACAGTATTGTGCCCCAATGCAATATACTTAAGCCATCCGGTATCCTCATCTATTCTAAGCCTCCCAACGGAAACACTCATCCCGTTCCCATGATACACGTCTAGCCTGGGCTGAGGCCTCTCCTCGTCCTCAAATATGATAACAGGCTTCTCCGGTGCTGTCGGCAGGTTATAACCAGCTATCCCGTTACCCGGATACCTGGCTAGCACTTCCTTTACAAGACTCGGATCGGCTCCCTCTATAGTATTAACAAACACGGACATTACATGTCCATCAATTACAGGTACTCTATGCGTACTCGCAGCCACTTCCATCATAGCTGGTCTAACAGAATTCCCAACCAGGTCTCCGAGAATTTTCTTAGACTCTAATCTCACTTTCTCCTCCTCACCACTAATCCATGGTATAACATTGTTAGCAATCTTCACTGCAGGTAGACCGCTGAATCCCGCGCCTGAAATGGCTTGCATAGTAGAAACCGTAACGCTCTGTATTCCAAGTGAATCCAT
It encodes the following:
- the thrC gene encoding threonine synthase, which encodes NTSSSMAAYAARAGLKAVIVLPEGKVAKGKVSQAILHGATIINVRGNFDLALSVVREIGRKGIAYVMNSVNPWRLEGQKTVGFEIVEEIGIPDWIVLPVGNAGNISALWKGLKELAEAGLIDKLPRIAGIQALGASPLAQAFKNNRKTPEFIDNPETIASAIRIGKPVSWKRAMKAVEESGGVFESVTDREILEAQKNLARKEGLGVEPASAAAYAGAMKLVETSIIDKDDKIAIIATGHALKDPDIAGSHEVVKYSADPESIERIILNITSK
- the asd gene encoding aspartate-semialdehyde dehydrogenase → MISVGVLGASGLVGQRVMSLLWNHPWFEPIPITLSYEKKGKNYAEAVDWAIDWLMPMDMGERKVQGYSIETMRRLGVKLVISAIPSQVAREIEPRMLQEGFNVVSNASPLRLEEDIPLINPEVNADHISLIRNQKRRGWKGYMVKVPNCTTAILTLTLKPIMDSLGIQSVTVSTMQAISGAGFSGLPAVKIANNVIPWISGEEEKVRLESKKILGDLVGNSVRPAMMEVAASTHRVPVIDGHVMSVFVNTIEGADPSLVKEVLARYPGNGIAGYNLPTAPEKPVIIFEDEERPQPRLDVYHGNGMSVSVGRLRIDEDTGWLKYIALGHNTVRGAGGTAVLIAELLYYKGLL